In Porites lutea chromosome 8, jaPorLute2.1, whole genome shotgun sequence, the genomic stretch attgccgttggctggaggaccaaaagattggaagcactttgatgccgattgaaggcttatttcttctgctagcttccatacaagctcagataattgtgaaaagaatacgcagaaatgaaacagcaacaataaagactgtaagaaagaaaccgttgagacattgatgtgactgaggagatcttgtggaggggagcttcgtgaagcagaatgttttgcaacgacgcgttagtaaacttttaaatgaatctccctacggccgacaaaatcgaacaaacaggcgctacacgttttgaaaaactagtggcatgaatcataatatcattcttgactaacctttgtggtgattcatagcgttgagattgcatttttatttatgtctttcaaacgtttgaggctagaacgcgagcaaatcaggcagatattactggacttggagcgattgacctctgacatgAGTTTCAAATTAggaaatatgtttttaaagcgagcagaacgagattttcgggtcgcgaggcggcccagctagcgataaaatcgcgatgagtcttcgaaccgcgagccaaatttttatataagacgaaagacttcttcgaaagtctaaaatattacttgagaatataaacaacaaatctctgtcggcggtgcggtccggaaggaaatcttgtcgagttaatttgacagttctattgtcttttgaagaaaaaacagatgacgctcgcgcgtgcgtataatcgggacactgtccctttaattaACGTCgtggaaattaacgctcaataaaattaacgcgacttaaattaacgcgaaattTAACGATTCGCATTAATTTCACGGAGCGTTAATGTCCTATAATAAGGAGGTCAGTTATATGATAGCAGATAACAAACTAATCTGCAGGTtgcactgatttccaaaattagctgcagactcttagccaatgagaagacagttagtgagtacaatgtataataatcagcctaattaatctacgcaGCAGTCCCCGGCGCGTATAAACAGGCTACACTGAAGAAATGTTTCAGAAATATTAACTGGCGCAAGATACTGCACTATTTTGCCTCCAATACTCCTCAAGTTTCAGCTacagtagtctgctacacaaccgtttttagtgtcgtcacgcaacgctcctccccgaCTAGAGCTACAGTCAAGTTACTTTTATTTCGGACACTTTCGTTCCTTTCGGGGACCGCTACGGTGTCCTTAAGTGCGAGAGGTTTTCAGCCAATCAACTTTAGTGTAATTCATTTTCAAGGGAGTTTCGCGCCTGTCTGTACGGCGAGAGTTGACTGGTCTCTTTTTTATCCGCCAGATAACCCAGATGTTTACAGGGATACTGCCTGGTTGTTGGATAGAATCATGATGGACGAAGGTCAGTCAGCCTACAATTTTTTGTCCGCGTAGCTGGCAGATTAGCTTTTGCTCGTGTGAGAGTTGTTTGGCGGCACTGAAGCTGCCATTCTCGCGCGGCTTTGCCGCGAGAAACGAGCTCCGTCACTTTCCCATTATCTGCACGGCTTCTCGGCTTCTCTGTCAGAACTTTACTCTCGCTACGCGATCCTTCCAGCTAAGCAggctaataatttttttagcatATGTGCTAGGGGTACTGAGTCTAACATTAGCCTCGTCTCAATATGTCTGCAATAAACATAGAACCTCTGCCTCCTTGCTATCCTTGGTTACTGAAATTTGTGTTGTAGACTCTCCGTTATCCATTTCTGGCTCGTGAAATAAGTTCTCAAAATATCTAGGACAAAATCGAATAAGATAAATCGCGCTTACAGACAAGGGGAACaataggagagaaccctgggaacgaggttaaaaATTGAGCCCGAAAAATGCATTTGTCCTTTCTGTGTACTTTTGCCTTCTCCTGTCACCTCACCTGAATCTTCCTATACAACCAAGCATAAGAACAACAATTTTTTGTTCTTCGAATTATCACACAGCTACAGTTCTCCATGACGATGAGTTCGAACCACCCTTTGTGAAGTACCGACATGGAAGCGGGGACAAGCAAGAGGTATTTTCCTATGTATGCTTTTAATTAACATACTAACTTGACTCCAGCAACCCTCTCCGTAGTAGATGGTACTCCCTTTAATAATCGAGGACGATCTTGCCCAAAGACTGTGTCGCAATTTTAGAACCATCGACATCATACCGCACATGCAGAAGTTACAGGATAATATTTGAAAGCATGAACAGCAATTTCTAGATCGAATTCTTAGCCTTCATAGCTGGTAGGATAGGAGTGTAAGCGTCAGGGAGAGCATTTTGGCGGCAGAATCACTGCAAGGAAAAGTATTAATCTGATTAGCTGGCAGTTGGACTCGTCCCGCATTTTTCAACTCAACTGAAAAACATCAATAGCATCCTTGGAATGAGCAAGTCTCACGGCATAAATCCAGCTATTGTGCTACGAAGTTTGTAGAGTGTTAGCCAAAATTAACAGATAGACAACAATATTCCAAAGTCATACTTGCAACGTTAACTACTACGGAAGGTATCGCCACATGCAAGGAAATCCAATACAGTCTGGGATTCTGGAATCCACGCcgtggatttcggattccagtTACTGAATTTTGGATTCTCTcgcagtggaacttggattccgaaTTACAATCGCCAGTGAGATTTCGGATTCCTTGTGCTGTATTCCTGATTCCAAAGCCCAAGACCCTGGATTCCACGAGAAATATTTCCcgaattccggaatctggatccctagccttacatggggcgaaagaTTTAATGAGTTGATCTTACAAACATTCAGTTCTATTCTGGTTTGTTCTCAGTGCATTAACGGAGCTAAGTCAATCCCATATTATTGTCAATGGACTGGTTGGGTGGTGCTAAAGGAGGACGGAGAACCTGAACAACTCAAGCTGACGGTTTCAAACAAATACTGCAATCGGGATGGACAAACGAAGCCGCAAAACGAAATTGTGGAATGTTGATGCTCGCGCCCGCTCAAAGGTTTGTTCCACTATAGTCAGCTCTCTCTAACACGGACAACTTTGGAACCGGTACTTAGGGTCCGttttagagagatgtccgtctaaTAGAGCGTCAAATAAAGGGGGTAAAGAAAGACAGGGACAAACTCTAAGGGTCCGTTTTAGAGAGATTTCCGTATTATAGacagtcaaataaagggagtaaagaatggcagggaccaactctaggtgctctttttacagaggtgtccgtcttatagagagtcaaataaagggagtaaagaaaagaagggaccaactctaggtgtccgttttatagaggtgtccgctaaGAGAGAATCGACTGGTTAAGGTGAAACCTTTTCCTTCTAGCAGTAGTTCCTTTATTCGGTTTCAAAGCCAGATAATGAGAGCGCGTATTTAATGTGCCAAATCGCTTAATACACAGACTCAACATCACGTTTGGATTGATTATTATTAGTCTCACACCCTGCTGTATGTAGGAGGTAGTACGGAATTTGAGTTGGATTGTACGACGGAGGATCAAAATTCCCGGCCGGCGGGGATGGGAGCTCTCTATAATTTTCCCTTATAATCGCAtacaaagggggggggggggggggggggatcccCCCGAAAGGGCTGTCTTTTTCATTGTCAGGTTTAGGGTAGGTATTTCTGGTACTTTTTCTCCGCTTAGTCATTCCATAGGTTTCGCCAATCAATGATGGAGTTTTGAATTGGTAAGTGAAGGAGGTGCAATGTTTCAACCGAAGTTTTACAGGGCGAAAGAGGTAACTTCTGAGCAGAACCTCCCTGTATAATAGACCATTcacgagttcccccgggcctctgtttcaaaacgagggtaggtacTCAAGCTTTAAtatggaaattatttttcattctcatggaaataaaactcatttccacaagaaaggttgtgcacctagcctcattttgaaagtgagggcttttggaactcggaagtggcctaattttgttgttgttaaaacgTAGCCCTCCCGCTCAGAATAAAATGCATTACCTTTTAAAATGTCaatcccagggtcctctcctactctTCCTCAGAGCGAGAGAGAAAGAGGAGACTAGGGGCGAGTAGGAGAGGACCATGATTTTGAGGCTCTTTAATGTTAGAAATTTGGGATTGATTTCTCTTAatttgtatatttttatttttcaggttcCATTTTGCATTAGACGTTGAAGGTCAAGCGTTTGTTTACATACACCTCAAGCATGAAAAGTGTTTTATATCTAGCTGCACGTACGTTTTCACCCtgttcttccttttctttataGACTTCTACATAGCATCGTGATTGGTCAATCGTCTTTGTGACCATATAAGGTCTTATAAAGTTTTTTATGTATACTGGCACATTAGATGTTTGTCAGATACTaacaaaataaagtgaaaaatcaaaacgacTGTTGTTGGTGTCGTTTTCAGTACAAAATAAGCATGGAACGGCCTGGTGACGGGATCTATTCAGAAATGTTTATCAATAATACAGCTGGACCGTTCAGTCGAAGTTCATCTGCTCCATCTCTGTTTCTTACAAAAGGTTTACATTTTACAAGCCACCAAAGGTCCAAAGTTCTCACGATATCCCTCAGATGAAGAGCTTGCattgttcgcaggctactagGGTGCATGTAGTGACCAAATCCCGCCTCccgtttgataaaaaaaaaggacgaaaagaaaaagaaaaaaaataatgataagcaGAAATAAAGTAAGGTCTTcacaagaaaaagtaaaatgttatgATTTCGTTTTATAAAATTTTGACCGTACCAAGAAAAAAACAGTCAGTCTAAAATGAGCTTTTACTCACAGAGCCCTATGCGATATAATTTTCTCTAAATGCTGTAATGCCGAGGGCACTTTTCCACCACTCCCGATCCAAACATACGTTCTAAACAAATGCCTTTTAGAGTATCTCTGGATTCCCTCATATTCCACTGACGGAGAGCTAGTGGAGAAAACTTGTCCCAGAAAGaagggtcaccctcccagctGAGAAAGACGTTGACCCTAAGCAAAAAGtgctcgcgcatgctctgattgtctcgcaTTGACGAAGGTGACCTGGGTGAGCCAAATTGTTTTAAGTGAGAAATGTCGGcccggctaggagggtgaccctaGCATCACAAAAGGGTGACCCGGCTAGTAGGGTCCCCCTTCCAGTCGAGCCAACATTTTGTTTCTCATGAAAACAATTCGCCAAGTTTCTTAAGGAAATGTTGGAAAAGTTGGCTTCCCCGAGGTAGCTCGAATAGGCGGGTGACCCCTCTACCCTTCCACCAGGGACCCAGGGCTgtcaatagggagtttaagcaacaacgacggcgacggctacgaaaacgtcacttaaaaagtgaattcgcgctgcttcaaactttatcccgcttattccatctcgtttaattgtCATATatgggcaattttttttttgcagttgaattctgaaggactctatcaaagttcaggaaaaggaaaagaaagttgttgtcctGTGTTCcggtcctcgacaaaacgtgaaattaggcattttgaCGTGGTAATCGTGCAACGACgtctaagaaatgtacaaaaaagcgtgatgcaaagctgttgttttgctaatctaacctagggggggagggggaccGGGGATTTCCCCGGCttctttcattggaaaatagaagaaaaatagaaccaaaagaaatccctagctatTCCCCACCTAATTGTTGTATCTACCCGGCATCTCTttaaatcttagtgacagccttgGGGATCACTTTTGTTAACGGGATCTTACTCACTAGATTTTAACAAAGATCTTTCGCAGTAAAAACAAGGTGTgttggtgtttttcttttttcttttaatgcaCCGTTAAAGATAAAATATTGCTGAGTATCCCCTTCTCTAGCCCACAAATACAGTTGTCTCTTATTAGCGACGAGAGTTGGCTGTACTCTCCTCCTATCCTTTCTCTTAAGtagataaagtaaaaaaaaaaaatgcccctCTTGATGGCATAAAGTGACTGCTGAATCTGAAAAATGGAAAGTATATGACCCACCTGTTAGGAAGTCAGCGTAAAAGTGACAAATAAGGAAAGGTATGTGAAATACGTTGCTAGAATGGTAGATAAATAAGCAAGGCTGATAGGCTAGGtagaaaattaactttgtaatGATATCACCATGACGCTGCTAATTCTCAATCGATTAGGATAGCAGCCTttggctatgttcacactataccagACAGCTTTTGCGCCTGCGCACGAACCACATCCGAAAGGGCTTCTGTTctacagtggtggatccagggaaGGCCCCCTTTAGTTTTAGACCAAattgaggcccgaagggccgaaaaaaaataattatggaGACCGGGcctccccttatctcagggtctagattccaccccccccccccccccccccccgacccccaccgttatctgaaggtctggatccaccactggtTGACACATAAGAACGGCGATTTCGGCcagatttctgtaacggagcgaagctgctcTTCACACCGATCTCGAATATGTTCCGTGCCACACTTTGGTGCAATGTGAACAGGTATTCGgaccgtagcggaagtgaataagtaggagGGAGAAGTGGAATTCGCTGAGACGGAAATAAATATTTCCGGAGCGAGGATTGGGATTAGTTCACCAGACCCTATTTGTCTAGGAAAGGGCAACAAGAGTGTCTGTGAACGATATCTTATAACGAAGCTACAAAATTAGCCACCCCACTCTAACGAGTGTCCCGTGAGTGTAAAAACGGACACCCACGTGACACTCACTACACTCCTAATCGTGGCCAATGCATAAAAGTTAACCAAAATTCCagatttctttttgaaaaagcaaGTGCGTACATCTGAAACCAGCATTTTTCAGTCTGTACGTTTTGGTCAATCGTCTTGGAAACTTACATGATATATGGTCTACTGATTTGCGCCAAAAtcgatctaaaaataaactggtctgtgAATGCGTAGTGACACAAATTCATGGTATTTGCTCACTCTGGGTTATTGGCTCCTGGCAAAACCAATGTAAAATACAAGACACTCAAGATCTTAAATGAAAATCCTGAAAGGTAGACGcagtgattgttttttttttcttcggaTCTTGCATAACGAGAAAAAAAGGCGAGGAAAATGTGTCTACAATTACAAACTGTGTTAAGACAAAGTGCATTATGGGAATACATCGGCTACTGTTTTGTCCCCAGTCAATCGCGATCATTATTTTGAGGGATGTTTGAGTTAGTTATTAAGGAAAGCTGGGGCGAAAGTAGtgtttttaaaacctttctctctttttcctttCCACCGCTACCCGCTCGCGCTCTGCGCTTGTTCCCATTTCCTCCTCTCGCCCTTCCAGCTCGTTACCAGCTCTCGCGCTTCTAACTTGTTCCATGCTCCCCACTAAGCCTTGAGAAAACATGTCGAGAAGGCAACTCTAACTTACCTTTGACAAGAGGTGTTTTCATACAACGCCCAAACTACTATTCTTCACAATCTATAATTTCGTTGTCTGGCTTAGTTAGCCCAGCTTGAGTACAGTACTTCTTAGCCACCGTCAGTTTAAGTTCTTCGGGGCCTACGGTTTCGTTCAGTACTACCATACCAGTCCACTGGCAATTGGCTGGTATGGACTTCTTTCCATCCACACACTACGCACAGAAATAAGGGTAGAATAAATTAAACACGCTAAAATGAAGTTAGGTTTTCAGACTACACCATAATACTGGGTATGAAGCCTGAGGCCCGTTTCTCTCAATATCCGATTTTTAACAGGCCCGAAAACCCTTTGTCGTTTACATTataataccgtatttattcgaataagcgcccaacctcgaattagcgcccacctcgaataagcgcccatcctaaaggcagaaaaagttaataagcgcccacccccatcCCACCTCCTTTCCCCTCACACCCTacaaaaattgaataagtactaataagagactttcttcaaagtattttacagaaaccttgctttgttacatcttcgcgttttctttttactatttattgttttgttgcaaaataaacatgctacacttgctgaaaatgttaaaaatttaataagcgcccagcctcgaataagcgcccacctcgaaatagcgcccactctcaaggtccaaagatttaataagcgcccagggcggttaatcgaataaatacggtagatCGCGTTTTCAATAAACAAACATCAAACTGGTTTCTGGTTTCTTAACTAGGACTCACGCTTTTGTTCTTTAGTGTTTTGATGTGAATATTGATTTCGAGCCCGTCAACTTACCTAGAAGTTCCAACCTCGTTCTAGggtcgagaaacgggtccctggCCTTATAAATTGTCGTAATAAGGGGGAGAAAACCGGTTATCAAAGCTGATAACGAAACGTACCTTATTTTACGGTAAggaaaaaacagacaaaaacaaaaaacaaaacacggTCTTACTTTAAacaaaactagacaaaacaAGGTACCCGCAATACCCGCAATTTTACCGAAGAAGATAAGGTTTTCTAGCAATGGCGGGTGAGATTGAATGGCAGGGAAGAGACCGCTATAGGTGTTGTGCTATAGCTGTAGGCATTGCTGACCTGGTAAAGCCTAGGCACTACAGGTAGCTGTGACGTCACTCAAATACACGCCCCTAAACTTCGCACAGAAAAAAGTCCAGTGTACGTCGCTTGAAGcaaatgataatttttaaaaaaggaaagcgtTAATCATACGATACCTCCTGTTTGTTTCCACTTCCAAATCTGTATTTCACAATAGGTGGTATAGCGACGACTTCGGCTGCacagtaaaaacaaagaaacatcaacaacaatataatacaaaaaatcgccaaaattaCTTTAGCGGAATGCTTACGTATTGCTTACTAGGCCTTACACGCTGGTCATATTTAACTTGCGAAAGGTTTTTACGCGAAAGCCATGGAGTCAAACGACTGGCTCAACATTTTTTGCGAGAATATATActtatccttttttttctcgCATTTGTGATCCATAAAAGTGCGAATTAGCCTTTGTAACAGGCATAACTTCTCAGCGCTTCATCGGCCGTTCGTGAAACACTAACGCTTGACTTGCAAACAAAATGTTTGAGAGTTACTAAGAAGATATGCGTGAACCAAACACGTTTGTCAAAGCGCACTGCGAGGGGCTGGGTGACGGAAAGTGAGAAAAATTCACCAACTTTATTCCTGACACTGAGGCAATCTTTTTGCGTTTTGCACTCGCGTTcctataggccatttgcacaatggcgtcattttactactacgaccagaatccatttcgtttttcctttcatatttaaattttgtaatcccagcgaggtttgAATCAccaaagccctaatttgcacaagaaagcaaaacgctgaaggattctggtcgtagtggTAAAATGATATCGATGTcatagtgcaaatggcctattgcgcGATTTTCACCGTTCCTGAAAGTTCACGATGAGCTGAGAAATTAGAGCGTCTGTGAACGGTCTAATTAAAACGAAGCTCTATAAAGCCTAAAGGCACTAATGAGCCGCAAGACTGACAACTGACCTCCGTCCATAAATATTCTGTCCAGTAACCAAGCAGTGTCTCTATAGACCTCTGGGTCATCTGAAAAAGAAGGCAGAGAAGAAGAGGGTTGAGAGATCCAAGGTAGGGGGAAGGAAAAACGTATCATTTAATTAATCAATTGACAGTGTGTGGCATCACCAGGGCATTTGGGGGCCTATGATTAGATATACCACGTATGCGATAAGAAGAGTAAATATGGTCAAACAAGTCATTtggcatcatcatcatttatttgCCTCAGATTTTTTTCTAGCGAGGAGACCTCAAGAAACCACCCGGCTCCTGGGAGAGGCCACCTCGAATGTCAATACGTTTACAATTAACAAAAAAGAGTTTTGCGTATGCGGCTTAAGCAGTTCAAGATTGTTTCATTAGTAGAAACTCTAGCACCGTTTTCCTTAGAGAAGAAGAAGAGCCAGCGTTTCTTTGGTCCAGGAGTTTGATGAAAGTCCATCGGCATATTAAAAACTAACTATATTGCATGAACAACTTACGCTCGCTATTATGCATGAAAAGTAATAAGGTCACGTTCATAGGCACCGGAAGCTACCGGGCGAATTTTCGACTAGTTGAAAACTCGGGGGTCTTGGTATTCCGTTCACACGGAAAAACCGGCACCTTAAccgcacgaaaatatgaaaggCGCCAAAATCGAGGACAAACGTTTAGCTGTAACGGTGGAAAATGTTTACCGGCCCGGTCTGAACACCATAACTGTCTAAATTTTTGTACCAAAAAGGCGTGGTTGCATGGAGGCGCCGTAACTCAGCTTAGAGACGCGATTTTGGATTTGCTAAAGTAGCACTCTGCGTATGGGCAGATTAAACCTCTGACTGGTTCGTCATGAGTTTGTGTAAACAAAGTGTCCAGCAAAATTTTacagccggtcgaaaattcgtacGGTGCCGTGTAAACGCAGCCTAAACATTAAATAACATTCAAGAACTAGTTATTTGTCATTACGAGTGCATCTTACTTTGTCAGTGCTGATAGAACTGAGAAAAGAGTGAGAAACAACTCATTATTCTTGacttttatggtctaaaaacaGCTGGTTTAATTTCTTCCGCCAATAGATTGAAAAACAACGCATTATCCTTGAGTTTTATGGGCTAAAAACAGctgctttattttaatttcctttgctCACCGTCATACTCCGGGACTAATCCTCGTTCCAACAACATTTCTGGTCTGCCTTCATCTTCTTCTCTCCGATCTATTCAGGGATAtgcaaaaacttttaaaatacagttttagaaGTTCAGGGAGAAGAATaataatctcgtacccagatctatTCGTCGACAAGACGCCTGGTATTAGTAGTAGAGAGCTTTAGCTTTAGATTCTAAcacgaggacgagattttctcaatactgagtagcGCGCGTGCGTGAACCAacgttattttggcgggaaaacgctaCAGCTGTCGTCATtatactacgagttttagcgagaatgtagTAGTGACGGAAACAACTTTATAgaaaatgttagaagttttatattttttgctaCCGGGAGAGGCTTAAAATCCTTCAATTAAAGTAACCGTGCTAACGTTTatgatagaaaaaaaagtacGATGAAACTTTCCGGGGTGTATATTTCTTCAGAATAAGCGAAAAATCTTGAAAGTCTTCGAGtgtaaaggtctctaatattaCGATAGCAACAATAAACTCTCACTAACaataacttttttattattcactttaaatgttatgttataataaGATGAATTTTATGCGTTATTGATTGACCAAACAAGTTTcgtagagggtctcaatggggttaaccgataggcgtaaaacggcccaaaatttagtcgatagccgtaaaaatggaaaaattttaaccgttagccgtaaatagggtaaagaagacttaaccgtaaaagaaactgttccctagatctgctacttttaagggaggtactaaactcacttatggttgcgttttttatttcccggctagtgtgactccgtacgcacgttaggcgaagctccttttaggtgttgaccaagacctaggcacGATTTGCGGGACTCTAAAACACGTTGGCGATAAataacatttccctgttttctctaaagctacggtagacattgccatgcctagtccctatACGGCGTCTTCCCATGCAATCTCGAGCATTTCgttggcgaactcgctcggaccacgtgacccgaaacgcattggccgcgcggaataatgaggcctacggacaaggcaacggcagataatcgttccgtacagtccttcgctatcattaaaaacaatgGACACGAGAATTTTGCTATTGGCCTttttcacgctagagctagaaatggattatccgtctgagactggcctgtgtacagtcgcgccctcccccacacaccccttctccgattttttctatggggagggggcggctgtacacagacTATCtcgaacggataatcccgtctttaaactgtccgtcgaaattgacggataaagtcaggcggattgctcattcaaaatcaaaactattccattttcaaattaagaagcattacctatctgacgcgaatcatcaaacggataacccgtctcatacgaataatccgtctctagtgtgaaaacggccatttctgttataatgaatgtcgcgccccggccttgattTGGGCGTTTGCGCgtccgcttttgctttttcacaaagattatttttaaattgactattgacatttctatgcgtaaaataatataagaaaagaaatactttGTAAAAGGTATGATcgatcaaatgttaaaatttttcaaaagaatagcttgtttCACCCcaagatgatccgaagacctttattttgatttaaagatacaaaaaatacaggttaactaatatttaactttttgaaacaaaagaagttaatttttaacttttttgttaaccgtaactgaaaaaaataaaccgatagccgtaaaagagccaaaattttagccgataaccgtaaaagccaccaccccattgagaccctcttggTAGCGCGCGGATAAATGATTTATTATACGGTCAAGGGAGCTTTTTTCTTGCGGGACCGAATTGGGAAATCCTAGCCTGGTGGGATATatatagccaatcagaacagaGGATTCACTTCATCTTGCCAACTCAAGGCCATTTCAATTTAATGAGTCCTTTATCTTtcggctttttccaagagttgtTGATGAAAAACGATttccttcgtgcatactattgAAGATTTGGCTGAATAGCTTTGATTAA encodes the following:
- the LOC140945821 gene encoding uncharacterized protein isoform X1; the protein is MFRAVFFAAFLLAGVFAFRLKDLPEWREEDEGRREMPQERGFIPEYEEEVDEEDEGRPEMPLERESFTEYEDRREEDEGRPEMLLERGLVPEYDDDPEVYRDTAWLLDRIFMDGAEVVAIPPIVKYRFGSGNKQECVDGKKSIPANCQWTGMVVLNETVGPEELKLTVAKKYCTQAGLTKPDNEIIDCEE
- the LOC140945824 gene encoding uncharacterized protein translates to MSKLVFVVICMLAAVNAHSANGRRKYAEGKPSMLWERGIIPEYEDNPDVYRDTAWLLDRIMMDEATVLHDDEFEPPFVKYRHGSGDKQECINGAKSIPYYCQWTGWVVLKEDGEPEQLKLTVSNKYCNRDGQTKPQNEIVEC
- the LOC140945821 gene encoding uncharacterized protein isoform X3, which encodes MFRAVFFAAFLLAGVFAFRLKDLPEWREEDEGRREMPQERGFIPEYEDRREEDEGRPEMLLERGLVPEYDDDPEVYRDTAWLLDRIFMDGAEVVAIPPIVKYRFGSGNKQECVDGKKSIPANCQWTGMVVLNETVGPEELKLTVAKKYCTQAGLTKPDNEIIDCEE
- the LOC140945821 gene encoding uncharacterized protein isoform X2, encoding MFRAVFFAAFLLAGVFAFRLKDLPEWREEDEGRREMPQERGFIPEYEEVDEEDEGRPEMPLERESFTEYEDRREEDEGRPEMLLERGLVPEYDDDPEVYRDTAWLLDRIFMDGAEVVAIPPIVKYRFGSGNKQECVDGKKSIPANCQWTGMVVLNETVGPEELKLTVAKKYCTQAGLTKPDNEIIDCEE